One genomic window of Leopardus geoffroyi isolate Oge1 chromosome C3, O.geoffroyi_Oge1_pat1.0, whole genome shotgun sequence includes the following:
- the FAM110B gene encoding protein FAM110B, with product MPTETLQTGSMVKPVSPAGTFTSAVPLRILNKGPDYFRRQAEPNPKRLSAVERLEADKAKYVKSQEVINAKQEPVKPAVLAKPPVCPAAKRALGSPTLRVFGGHAKTESGVQRETLKLEILKNIINSSEGSSSGSGHKHSARNWPPHRPDSADLQRHSFAESLKVYPTQGRGSPQEGGSHGGRRLLEPAAESFLHVSHSSSDIRRVTSAKPLKAIPCSSSAPPLPPKPKVAAAATAKSPEADAVEPACGVSRRPSLQRSKSDLSDRYFRVDADVERFFNYCGLDPEELENLGMENFARANSDIISLNFRSASMISSDCEQSQDSNSDLRNDDSANDRVPYGISAIERNARIIKWLYSIKQARESQKVSHV from the coding sequence ATGCCCACGGAGACGCTCCAGACAGGTAGCATGGTGAAGCCGGTCAGCCCCGCGGGCACCTTCACCTCGGCCGTGCCCCTGCGCATCCTCAACAAAGGCCCCGACTACTTCCGCAGGCAGGCCGAGCCCAACCCCAAGAGACTCAGCGCGGTGGAGAGGCTGGAGGCCGACAAGGCCAAGTACGTCAAGAGCCAGGAGGTCATCAACGCGAAGCAGGAGCCCGTGAAGCCGGCCGTGCTGGCCAAGCCGCCCGTGTGCCCCGCCGCCAAGCGCGCCCTGGGCAGCCCGACGCTCCGCGTGTTCGGCGGCCACGCCAAGACCGAGAGCGGCGTGCAGAGGGAGACCCTGAAGCTCGAGATCCTGAAGAACATCATCAACAGCTCGGAGGGCTCCAGCTCGGGCTCGGGGCACAAGCACAGCGCCCGGAACTGGCCGCCCCACCGGCCGGACTCCGCCGACCTGCAGCGGCACTCGTTCGCCGAGTCCCTGAAGGTGTACCCCACGCAGGGCCGCGGCAGCCCGCAGGAGGGCGGCTCCCACGGGGGCCGGCGGCTGCTGGAGCCGGCGGCCGAGTCCTTCCTCCACGTCTCGCACAGCTCCTCGGACATCCGCAGGGTGACCAGCGCGAAGCCCTTGAAAGCGATCCCCTGCAGCAGCTCCGCGCCCCCCCTGCCTCCCAAGCCCAAGGTCGCGGCCGCGGCCACCGCGAAGTCCCCCGAGGCCGACGCGGTGGAACCGGCCTGCGGCGTCAGCCGGAGGCCCTCGCTCCAGCGGTCCAAGTCGGACTTGAGCGACCGGTATTTCCGGGTGGACGCGGACGTGGAGAGGTTCTTCAACTACTGCGGACTGGACCCCGAGGAGCTGGAGAACCTCGGCATGGAAAACTTTGCCCGGGCCAACTCCGACATCATATCCCTCAACTTCCGCAGCGCAAGCATGATCAGCTCAGACTGCGAACAGTCTCAGGACAGTAACAGTGACCTTAGGAATGACGACAGTGCCAATGACCGGGTGCCATACGGCATCTCTGCCATCGAAAGAAACGCGAGGATCATCAAGTGGTTGTATAGCATCAAACAAGCCAGAGAGTCACAGAAGGTCTCCCACGTGTGA